One stretch of Thermoanaerobacterales bacterium DNA includes these proteins:
- a CDS encoding sensor domain-containing diguanylate cyclase, which translates to MFRLCYVWAVIGLGLYLLIQSFPALDLDLAARFGALVLLGVLAEWLVVSFPHGQLSSGFAVVLATFLVFGPAAAMWVNGLATLVGQGIVNRGNSFRTTLFNAAQHVLAVSGGAWTYAALGGGVPDGGRLAAGNIVPLLGFAAVYFALNHLLVYFYLHPRRRAFPSINWPDTLRWDAALYLFALPVAALMAYLYRIAGETAALLFFLPILALQLFLRRAVRLELTNRELTVLYEVAKRLGTSLHVNRLIEIILSETRRILPYHTAAVFLWDEERELFHACAVRSPYADDIRAMVAGRDEGVVGWAAERKEPAIVEDARDDPRFAGEPGLAQFLRSLITIPLMVEDEVLGVFLVGDRRPGAYDRRNLHVLTIIGGQAAVAIYNALLCERTARLASRDPLTGLANRHQFMLRARAELDRAREEEEPLSLLLLELMNLAEVNARYGQAFGDRVLVQAGRMLTAHLPATAVVARYGGRVFAALLPGVGEVAAAETATGLARALEQRPIGDGEGHEVLPAVAAAAAALSRGVMELDDLLAAAEEALRHAADERRAAAGWTRARGARPR; encoded by the coding sequence ATGTTCAGGCTCTGCTACGTGTGGGCGGTCATCGGCCTGGGGCTCTACCTGCTCATCCAGTCCTTCCCGGCCCTCGACCTGGACCTCGCCGCCCGTTTCGGCGCCCTGGTCCTGCTGGGGGTCCTGGCGGAGTGGCTCGTGGTGTCCTTTCCGCACGGGCAACTGTCCAGCGGGTTCGCCGTCGTCCTGGCGACCTTTCTCGTGTTCGGACCCGCGGCCGCCATGTGGGTCAATGGCCTCGCGACCCTGGTCGGCCAGGGGATCGTCAACAGGGGCAACTCATTCCGCACGACCCTCTTCAACGCCGCGCAGCACGTTCTCGCCGTGTCCGGCGGCGCCTGGACCTACGCGGCGCTCGGCGGCGGGGTGCCGGACGGGGGCCGCCTGGCGGCGGGCAACATCGTGCCCCTGCTGGGTTTCGCCGCTGTCTACTTCGCGTTGAACCACCTCCTGGTCTACTTCTACCTGCACCCGCGGCGGCGGGCCTTCCCCTCCATCAACTGGCCCGACACCCTGCGCTGGGACGCCGCCCTGTACCTCTTCGCGCTCCCGGTCGCCGCCCTGATGGCCTACCTCTACCGGATCGCCGGGGAAACGGCGGCCTTGCTGTTCTTCCTCCCGATCCTGGCCCTGCAGCTGTTCCTGCGCCGCGCCGTCAGGCTCGAGCTGACGAACCGCGAGTTGACGGTCCTCTACGAGGTGGCGAAGCGGCTCGGCACCAGCCTGCACGTCAACCGGCTGATCGAGATCATCCTCAGCGAAACGCGGCGGATCCTGCCTTACCACACGGCGGCCGTCTTCCTCTGGGACGAGGAGCGGGAGTTGTTCCACGCCTGTGCCGTGCGCAGCCCCTACGCCGACGACATCCGTGCCATGGTCGCCGGACGGGATGAGGGGGTCGTCGGCTGGGCGGCGGAGCGGAAGGAGCCGGCGATCGTTGAAGACGCGCGGGACGACCCCCGTTTCGCCGGGGAGCCGGGGCTGGCCCAGTTCCTGCGCTCCCTGATCACCATCCCCCTGATGGTGGAGGACGAGGTCCTGGGCGTCTTCCTGGTGGGGGATCGCCGCCCGGGGGCCTACGACCGGCGCAACCTGCACGTCCTGACGATCATCGGGGGACAGGCCGCCGTGGCTATCTACAACGCCCTCCTGTGCGAGCGGACGGCGCGCCTGGCCTCCCGCGACCCCCTGACGGGCCTGGCCAACCGCCACCAGTTTATGCTCCGGGCGCGCGCCGAGCTGGACCGGGCGCGGGAGGAAGAGGAACCGTTGAGCCTGCTGCTCCTAGAATTGATGAACCTTGCGGAGGTCAACGCCCGCTACGGACAGGCGTTCGGGGACCGGGTCCTGGTCCAGGCGGGCCGCATGCTGACCGCCCATCTGCCGGCGACGGCGGTCGTCGCCCGCTACGGGGGCCGGGTCTTCGCCGCCCTGCTGCCCGGCGTCGGGGAGGTCGCGGCCGCCGAGACGGCCACGGGCCTGGCCCGGGCTCTCGAGCAGCGACCCATCGGCGACGGGGAGGGGCACGAAGTCCTCCCGGCGGTGGCCGCGGCGGCGGCCGCCCTGTCCCGCGGCGTCATGGAACTGGACGATCTGCTGGCCGCGGCCGAGGAGGCCCTGCGCCACGCTGCGGATGAACGCAGGGCCGCCGCGGGCTGGACGCGCGCCCGGGGCGCCCGGCCGCGATGA
- a CDS encoding ComF family protein, giving the protein MIGRFLRDLRDGFLGLFFPAGDGCPACGGAAGADGGVCPDCAARFRAFARLPACPLCGRFGAAPDAGPCPDCRRDRPSFTLARACAPYEGAVRVAVLRLKYGRCRSVAGVLGEAMSEAARAEPAFTGAAALVPVPLSAARLRERGFNQADLLAREAGRRLGLPVVHALVKERDTPPQARLPRAAREQNLKGAFRAVNPGMLAGQGVILVDDVLTTGSTLAAAARALREAGVSDVFGLTFATGRVTFDKR; this is encoded by the coding sequence ATGATCGGGCGTTTCCTCCGCGACCTCCGCGACGGTTTCCTGGGGCTCTTTTTTCCGGCGGGCGACGGCTGCCCGGCGTGCGGCGGGGCGGCCGGGGCGGACGGCGGGGTCTGCCCGGATTGTGCCGCGCGCTTCCGGGCCTTCGCCCGCCTGCCGGCCTGTCCCCTCTGCGGCCGCTTCGGGGCGGCGCCGGACGCGGGCCCCTGCCCCGACTGCCGCCGAGACCGCCCGTCCTTCACCCTGGCGCGGGCCTGCGCCCCCTACGAGGGCGCGGTCCGCGTCGCCGTCCTGCGCCTCAAGTACGGCCGCTGCCGTTCGGTGGCCGGCGTCCTGGGAGAGGCCATGTCCGAGGCCGCGCGGGCCGAGCCGGCCTTCACCGGCGCCGCCGCCCTCGTGCCCGTACCCCTGTCGGCCGCCCGCCTGCGGGAGCGGGGTTTCAACCAGGCCGACCTCCTGGCGCGGGAGGCGGGGCGCCGGCTGGGGCTGCCCGTCGTCCATGCCCTGGTGAAAGAACGGGACACCCCGCCCCAGGCGCGCCTTCCCCGGGCCGCCCGGGAGCAGAACCTGAAAGGGGCCTTCCGCGCGGTGAACCCCGGGATGCTTGCCGGGCAAGGCGTCATCCTCGTCGACGACGTGCTGACCACCGGCAGCACGCTGGCCGCCGCCGCGCGGGCCCTGCGCGAAGCCGGGGTTTCCGACGTTTTCGGCCTCACTTTCGCCACGGGCCGTGTGACGTTCGACAAGAGGTAA
- the raiA gene encoding ribosome-associated translation inhibitor RaiA — protein sequence MRVNVRGKNIEVTDALRGYVEKRLKKLEKYLNNYGDAQVTLTVERDSHRIEVTIPINGMILRGEESTGDMYASVDQVVEKLEKQVERFKGRITRRLRTAGAAGVGVENEEPLEVVRTKRFAIKPMEVEEAIMQMNLLGHSFFVFANAETEQVNVVYKRKDGNYGLIEPEP from the coding sequence GTGCGAGTTAACGTTCGGGGGAAGAACATCGAAGTCACGGACGCGCTGCGCGGCTACGTGGAAAAACGGCTGAAGAAACTGGAGAAGTACCTCAACAACTACGGCGACGCACAGGTCACCCTGACGGTCGAGAGGGATTCGCACCGCATAGAGGTCACGATCCCGATCAACGGCATGATCCTGCGGGGAGAGGAAAGCACGGGCGACATGTACGCGTCCGTGGACCAGGTGGTCGAGAAGCTGGAGAAGCAGGTCGAACGCTTCAAGGGGCGCATCACCAGGCGCCTGCGCACGGCCGGGGCCGCCGGGGTGGGCGTGGAAAACGAGGAACCCCTGGAGGTCGTGCGGACAAAACGGTTCGCCATCAAGCCGATGGAGGTCGAAGAGGCCATCATGCAGATGAACCTCCTGGGGCATAGCTTCTTTGTCTTCGCCAACGCGGAAACCGAGCAGGTCAACGTCGTCTACAAGCGCAAGGACGGCAATTACGGACTGATCGAACCCGAGCCGTAG
- the secA gene encoding preprotein translocase subunit SecA encodes MIGFIKNWFDDNAREVKRLSRVVEEINALEDEMRALSDEDLAAKTAYFRERLDNGETLDDILPEAFAVVREASRRVLDMRHFDVQLMGGIALHQGRIAEMKTGEGKTLVATMPAYLNALTGRGVHVVTVNDYLARRDSEWMGQIYRYLGLSVGLIVHGLDHRQRREAYAADITYGTNNEFGFDYLRDNMALHPEEVVQRDLYYAIVDEVDSILIDEARTPLIISGQGQKSTDLYHTFARLVPKLRAGVDYTVDEKARTVAITEEGTAKVEKALNIDNLADDRNIELMHHLNQALRAHALMKRDRDYVVKDGKVIIVDEFTGRLMFGRRYSEGLHQAIEAKEGVAVERESQTLATVTFQNYFRMYEKLAGMTGTAATEEDEFRKIYKLDVVVIPTNKEMIRRDLPDVIYKTERAKFNAVVEEIAERHATGQPVLVGTISIEKSEILSEMLRRRGIPHQVLNAKFHEKEAEIVAQAGRKGAVTIATNMAGRGTDILLGGNPAFLAKQEMRRRGYPPELVAEAAEFGPCTEEVAEARRVFRELHQEFKKVTDAEHDEVVALGGLHIVGTERHESRRIDNQLRGRCGRQGDPGTTQFFVALEDDLMRLFGGDNIAGLMERLKIEEDIPLEHGLISRSLESAQKKVENRNFSMRKHVLEYDDVINQQRELIYRQRRQVLTGEDLRPVIGQMMDEIVGRAVDTYAAESLHPEEWNLAGLLDYAAQVFLPNHDLRVEDIESLNRDELRSFLQEKAAVAYEAREAELGAETLREIERLILLRIVDEKWMDHLDAMDQLREGIGLRAYGQKDPLVEYKFESYEMFQNMIAAIQEDVVRYLFRVRVAVQPQERRQVVENRGAGAEEGPRQPVRREKKVGRNDPCPCGSGKKYKKCCGREAAKAV; translated from the coding sequence ATGATCGGTTTCATCAAAAACTGGTTCGACGATAACGCCCGCGAGGTCAAGCGCCTTTCCCGGGTGGTGGAGGAGATTAACGCCCTGGAGGACGAGATGCGCGCCCTTTCGGACGAAGACCTGGCGGCGAAGACGGCATACTTCCGCGAGCGGCTGGACAACGGGGAGACCCTGGACGACATCCTGCCCGAGGCCTTCGCCGTGGTGCGCGAGGCCTCCCGCCGGGTGCTCGACATGCGTCACTTCGATGTCCAGTTGATGGGCGGGATCGCCCTGCACCAGGGCCGGATCGCCGAGATGAAGACCGGCGAGGGCAAGACCCTGGTGGCCACCATGCCGGCCTACCTGAATGCCCTGACCGGGCGCGGGGTGCACGTCGTTACCGTGAACGACTACCTGGCCCGGCGCGACAGCGAGTGGATGGGCCAGATTTACCGCTACCTGGGCCTCTCCGTGGGCCTCATCGTCCACGGCCTGGACCACCGGCAGCGGCGGGAGGCCTACGCGGCCGACATCACCTACGGGACGAACAACGAGTTCGGTTTCGACTACCTGCGTGACAACATGGCCCTGCACCCGGAAGAGGTCGTACAGCGCGACCTCTACTACGCCATCGTCGACGAGGTCGACTCCATCCTCATCGACGAGGCGCGCACGCCGCTGATCATCTCCGGCCAGGGGCAGAAGTCGACCGACCTCTACCACACCTTCGCCCGCCTGGTGCCCAAGCTCAGGGCCGGGGTGGACTACACGGTGGACGAAAAGGCGCGCACCGTGGCCATCACCGAGGAGGGCACGGCGAAGGTCGAAAAGGCCCTGAACATCGATAACCTGGCCGACGACCGGAATATCGAGCTGATGCACCACCTGAACCAGGCCCTGCGGGCGCACGCCCTGATGAAGCGCGACCGCGACTACGTCGTCAAGGACGGCAAGGTGATCATCGTCGACGAGTTCACCGGCCGCCTGATGTTCGGCCGCCGCTACAGCGAGGGCCTGCACCAGGCCATCGAGGCCAAGGAAGGGGTGGCCGTCGAGCGGGAGTCGCAGACCCTGGCCACGGTGACCTTCCAGAACTACTTCCGGATGTACGAGAAGCTGGCCGGGATGACCGGCACGGCGGCGACCGAGGAGGACGAGTTCCGCAAGATCTACAAGCTGGACGTGGTGGTCATCCCGACCAACAAGGAGATGATCCGCCGCGACCTGCCCGACGTGATCTACAAGACCGAGCGGGCCAAGTTCAACGCCGTGGTGGAGGAGATCGCCGAGCGGCACGCCACCGGCCAGCCGGTCCTGGTGGGCACGATCTCCATCGAGAAGTCCGAGATCCTGAGCGAGATGCTCCGCCGGCGGGGGATCCCCCACCAGGTGCTGAACGCCAAGTTCCACGAGAAGGAGGCCGAGATCGTCGCCCAGGCCGGGCGCAAGGGGGCGGTGACCATCGCCACCAATATGGCCGGCCGCGGCACCGACATCCTCCTCGGGGGCAACCCGGCCTTCCTGGCCAAGCAGGAGATGCGCCGGCGGGGGTACCCGCCGGAGTTGGTGGCCGAGGCCGCCGAGTTCGGCCCCTGCACCGAAGAGGTGGCGGAAGCCCGCAGGGTCTTCCGAGAACTCCACCAGGAGTTTAAGAAGGTCACCGACGCCGAACACGACGAGGTCGTGGCCCTCGGCGGGCTGCACATCGTCGGCACCGAGCGGCACGAGAGCCGGCGGATAGACAACCAGCTGCGCGGCCGCTGCGGCCGCCAGGGAGACCCGGGCACGACGCAGTTCTTCGTGGCCCTGGAGGACGACCTGATGCGCCTCTTCGGCGGCGACAACATCGCCGGCCTCATGGAGAGGCTGAAGATTGAAGAGGACATTCCCCTGGAGCATGGTCTCATCAGCCGCTCCCTGGAGAGCGCCCAGAAGAAGGTCGAAAACCGCAACTTCAGCATGCGCAAGCACGTGCTGGAGTACGACGACGTCATCAACCAGCAGCGCGAACTGATCTACCGCCAGCGGCGCCAGGTGCTGACCGGGGAGGACCTGCGCCCCGTCATCGGCCAGATGATGGATGAGATCGTGGGGCGCGCCGTTGACACCTACGCCGCGGAGAGCCTGCACCCCGAGGAATGGAACCTGGCCGGGCTGCTGGACTACGCCGCCCAGGTCTTCCTGCCCAACCACGACCTGCGGGTGGAGGACATCGAGTCCCTGAACCGGGACGAACTGCGTTCCTTCCTGCAGGAGAAGGCCGCCGTCGCCTACGAGGCGCGGGAGGCCGAACTGGGGGCCGAGACCCTGCGGGAGATCGAACGTCTGATCCTGCTGCGCATCGTGGACGAAAAGTGGATGGACCACCTGGACGCCATGGACCAGCTGCGCGAGGGCATCGGCCTGCGCGCCTACGGCCAGAAGGACCCGCTCGTGGAGTACAAGTTCGAGAGCTACGAGATGTTCCAGAACATGATCGCCGCCATCCAGGAGGACGTGGTGCGCTACCTCTTCCGGGTGCGCGTGGCGGTTCAGCCGCAGGAGCGCCGCCAGGTGGTCGAGAACCGGGGCGCCGGGGCCGAAGAGGGCCCGCGGCAGCCCGTGCGCCGCGAGAAGAAGGTCGGGCGCAACGACCCCTGCCCCTGCGGCAGCGGCAAGAAGTACAAGAAGTGCTGCGGCCGCGAGGCGGCCAAAGCAGTGTAA
- the prfB gene encoding peptide chain release factor 2 (programmed frameshift) yields MYVELRKDLEDLERRIRDLESSLDLAGKESEIAALETQIAAPDFWSDQERAQKVLQRASALRDRVDFFRRMENDYEDLKVLCGLGEEVDDPETAAEVREGLRKLGARVESLELELLLSAPYDRRNAIMSLHAGAGGTEAQDWVAMLVRMYTRWAEEHDFKVEILDQLPGDEAGIKSATLLFSGQNAYGYLKAEKGVHRLVRISPFDASGRRHTSFASVDVLPEVDEEAEVEINPDDLRIDTFRSGGAGGQHVNKTDSAVRITHLPTGIVVSCQNERSQIANRNAAMKLLRSRLLALEIQRREEEIASLRGEQMDIAWGSQIRSYVLHPYTLVKDHRTKVEKGNIAAVLDGEIDDFIKAYLVYEARRGQQGAWKDAVKAQSNGK; encoded by the exons ATGTACGTTGAACTGCGCAAAGACCTCGAGGACCTGGAGCGCCGGATCAGGGACCTCGAGTCCTCTCTT GACCTGGCGGGCAAGGAAAGCGAAATAGCGGCCCTGGAAACGCAGATTGCCGCGCCGGACTTCTGGTCCGACCAGGAGCGGGCGCAGAAAGTGCTCCAGAGGGCGTCCGCGCTCCGGGACAGGGTTGACTTCTTCCGGCGGATGGAAAATGATTATGAGGACCTCAAGGTTCTCTGCGGCCTGGGCGAGGAAGTGGACGATCCGGAGACGGCGGCCGAGGTCAGGGAAGGGCTCAGGAAACTGGGTGCCCGGGTGGAGTCCCTGGAGCTGGAGTTGCTCCTTTCCGCGCCCTATGACCGGCGGAACGCGATCATGAGCCTGCATGCCGGGGCCGGCGGGACCGAGGCCCAGGACTGGGTGGCCATGCTGGTCCGGATGTACACCCGCTGGGCCGAGGAGCACGACTTCAAGGTGGAGATCCTCGACCAGCTGCCAGGGGACGAGGCGGGGATCAAGAGCGCGACGCTCCTGTTTTCCGGCCAGAACGCCTACGGTTACTTGAAGGCCGAGAAGGGCGTGCACCGCCTGGTACGCATTTCGCCCTTCGACGCCAGCGGCCGGCGCCACACCTCCTTCGCCTCGGTGGATGTCCTGCCGGAGGTCGACGAGGAGGCCGAGGTCGAGATCAACCCGGACGATCTGCGCATCGACACCTTCCGCTCCGGCGGCGCCGGCGGGCAACACGTGAACAAGACCGACTCCGCGGTGCGCATCACCCACCTGCCGACCGGGATCGTCGTGAGCTGCCAGAACGAGCGCTCCCAGATCGCCAACCGCAACGCGGCGATGAAGCTTCTGCGGTCCAGGCTCCTGGCCCTGGAGATCCAGCGCCGGGAGGAGGAGATCGCCAGCCTGCGGGGCGAGCAGATGGATATCGCCTGGGGCAGCCAGATCCGCTCCTACGTGCTGCATCCCTACACGCTGGTCAAGGACCACCGGACGAAGGTGGAAAAGGGCAACATCGCGGCCGTGCTGGACGGGGAGATCGACGACTTCATCAAGGCCTACCTGGTGTACGAGGCCCGGCGGGGGCAGCAGGGAGCCTGGAAGGATGCTGTAAAAGCACAAAGTAACGGCAAGTAA
- a CDS encoding DUF3231 family protein produces the protein MVQIGNYHIGKAENAKKPVLDCGEAFALWDQLVSRYNIIEQTQLYLNFVHDPEFKYVLRKGLAEALEKQVNTLEEEMNRYEMPLPHRPPKSVNIPVSGTLMEDRFLFSQVFTGIQGFLDSHIRTIRSVITNDPLRAVFIRFAKEELDIFNDLCKYGKIKGWLEQPPIYQMQ, from the coding sequence ATGGTTCAGATAGGCAACTACCACATCGGCAAGGCTGAAAATGCTAAAAAACCCGTTTTGGATTGTGGAGAAGCGTTCGCCCTGTGGGACCAGCTGGTTTCGAGGTACAACATCATCGAACAAACCCAGCTTTATCTCAATTTCGTCCACGACCCCGAATTCAAGTACGTCTTACGAAAAGGGCTGGCTGAGGCCCTGGAAAAACAGGTCAACACGCTGGAAGAGGAAATGAACAGGTATGAAATGCCCCTGCCGCACAGGCCTCCCAAGAGCGTGAATATCCCGGTCAGCGGTACCCTGATGGAGGACAGGTTCTTGTTCTCGCAGGTCTTCACGGGGATTCAGGGGTTCCTGGACTCTCACATCCGCACCATCCGCTCCGTTATCACCAACGATCCCCTGCGTGCCGTCTTCATCAGGTTCGCCAAGGAGGAGCTGGACATTTTCAACGACCTGTGCAAGTACGGGAAAATAAAGGGGTGGCTGGAGCAGCCCCCGATATACCAGATGCAGTAA